In Dyadobacter sp. NIV53, a single window of DNA contains:
- a CDS encoding enoyl-CoA hydratase/isomerase family protein has protein sequence MYQNILFQNTDGVVRISLNRLNVHHALNTALIVEITEAIKAAEADETVRVVVLTGEGTKAFCSGADLKATRESGQNAGDSLREYYNPMISAIRNIPKPVICRLNGLAAGAGASLALACDVIIASEEAYLSQIFVQIGLMPDAGSTFFLPRLVGMAKAFELATTGRRVFAAEASQIGLINRSVPAAELDHAVNETVSYYRNAPTKAIGAIKLVFNQSFQSNLDEMLTLEAINQDQLSKSSDAAEGISSFLQKKKPDYQGK, from the coding sequence ATGTATCAAAATATCCTTTTTCAAAATACAGATGGTGTTGTTCGCATCAGTTTAAACCGGCTGAATGTCCATCACGCGCTTAATACAGCGCTCATTGTTGAAATTACCGAAGCCATAAAAGCCGCAGAAGCTGACGAAACGGTACGTGTGGTTGTGCTTACAGGAGAAGGAACCAAGGCATTTTGTTCAGGTGCAGATTTAAAGGCTACCAGGGAATCGGGTCAAAACGCAGGCGATTCATTGAGGGAATATTACAATCCGATGATTTCAGCAATACGAAATATTCCCAAACCTGTAATTTGCCGGCTTAATGGTTTGGCCGCCGGAGCTGGTGCGTCTCTTGCATTAGCTTGTGATGTTATTATTGCCAGCGAAGAAGCATACCTGAGCCAGATTTTCGTTCAGATCGGATTGATGCCTGATGCAGGTTCCACTTTTTTTCTGCCCAGATTAGTCGGTATGGCAAAAGCATTTGAACTCGCTACAACTGGCCGCCGTGTATTTGCAGCCGAAGCATCACAAATCGGATTGATCAACCGCTCCGTACCGGCAGCAGAACTGGACCACGCTGTAAACGAAACTGTTTCCTATTATCGCAACGCCCCAACCAAAGCAATTGGAGCCATAAAGCTTGTTTTTAATCAATCATTCCAATCCAATCTGGACGAAATGTTAACCCTGGAAGCAATTAATCAGGACCAACTCAGCAAAAGCAGCGATGCAGCAGAAGGAATTTCATCATTTTTACAAAAGAAAAAGCCTGATTATCAGGGGAAGTAA